The following proteins are co-located in the Nonlabens ponticola genome:
- a CDS encoding glutamine synthetase III family protein, which yields MSTLRFQAIKETLNRKPVEVNEPARRSEIFGKHVFNKSAMRQHLTKDSYKSVMDAMETGAKISRDIADHISTGMKEWAIQNGATHYTHWFQPLTGGTAEKHDAFFELEMDGEVLEKFGGGQLVQQEPDASSFPNGGIRNTFEARGYTAWDPTSPAFIMGTTLCIPTVFIAYTGEALDFKTPLLRSLQTVDQAATAVCKYFDKNVNKVNATLGWEQEYFLIDSALADSRPDLQLAGRTLLGHASAKGQQLDDHYFGSIPSRVMNFMRDMETECMLLGIPVKTRHNEVAPNQFELAPIFEEANLAVDHNSLLMDVMRKVASRHHFKVLFHEKPFAGVNGSGKHNNWSLSTNTGVNLLSPGSTPMKNLQFLTFFVNTIKAVYDHEELIRSTIASASNDHRLGANEAPPAIISVFIGSQLTAVLDELEKVTDGKLSPEEKTDLKLNVVGKIPEVILDNTDRNRTSPFAFTGNKFELRAVGSTANCANPMTVLNAIVANQLMEFKEEVDSLIKNKKLKKDEAIFNVLREYIKKSKKIRFEGDGYGEAWEKEAKKRGLSNNKTTPTALKAKISKKSIKLFEDLNIMSKVESEARYEIEVEEYAMRIQIEGRLLGDIARNHIIPTAIRYQNTLIENVRGLKEIYGKDFKKIAKEQMIIIEEISEHIENINKGITDMTEARKKANNEKNAEKTASAYCDKVKPYFDDIRYHCDKLEILVDDEIWPLTKYRELLFTR from the coding sequence ATGTCCACTCTTAGATTTCAGGCGATTAAAGAAACTTTAAATCGCAAACCAGTTGAAGTAAATGAACCTGCACGTCGCAGTGAGATATTTGGCAAGCACGTATTCAATAAATCTGCTATGCGCCAGCACTTAACCAAAGACTCTTACAAGAGTGTCATGGATGCCATGGAAACAGGTGCTAAAATAAGCCGTGACATCGCAGATCATATATCTACTGGAATGAAGGAATGGGCCATCCAGAATGGCGCGACTCACTACACACACTGGTTCCAGCCACTTACTGGTGGTACTGCAGAGAAGCACGATGCTTTCTTTGAATTAGAAATGGATGGTGAGGTCTTAGAAAAATTTGGTGGTGGACAACTGGTACAGCAAGAACCAGACGCATCCTCTTTCCCTAATGGAGGTATAAGAAACACCTTTGAAGCTCGTGGTTACACCGCTTGGGATCCTACATCACCAGCGTTTATCATGGGGACCACTTTGTGTATTCCTACAGTATTTATCGCATATACTGGTGAAGCGCTTGACTTTAAAACTCCGTTATTAAGATCCCTTCAAACGGTAGATCAAGCAGCAACAGCAGTTTGTAAATATTTTGACAAAAATGTCAATAAAGTAAACGCAACGCTGGGTTGGGAACAAGAGTATTTCTTGATCGACAGTGCGCTTGCAGATTCTAGACCAGATTTACAATTGGCAGGACGCACTTTGTTAGGACATGCAAGTGCAAAGGGTCAGCAACTGGACGATCATTACTTTGGTTCTATTCCATCACGTGTCATGAATTTCATGCGCGATATGGAAACTGAATGTATGCTATTGGGTATTCCAGTTAAAACTCGTCACAATGAGGTTGCACCTAATCAGTTTGAGCTGGCGCCAATATTTGAAGAAGCTAACCTAGCAGTAGATCATAATTCTCTATTGATGGATGTGATGCGCAAGGTGGCGTCAAGACATCACTTTAAAGTGCTGTTCCATGAGAAGCCATTTGCTGGCGTCAATGGATCAGGTAAGCACAACAACTGGTCGCTATCTACCAACACAGGTGTAAACCTTTTGTCGCCAGGTAGCACACCTATGAAGAATTTACAGTTCTTGACCTTCTTTGTGAACACGATCAAGGCGGTTTATGATCATGAAGAATTAATACGTTCCACTATTGCCAGTGCATCAAACGATCACAGACTAGGAGCTAACGAGGCACCACCAGCAATTATCTCTGTATTTATTGGATCACAATTGACAGCCGTACTGGATGAACTTGAGAAAGTAACTGACGGCAAATTATCACCAGAAGAGAAAACAGATCTCAAACTCAATGTAGTAGGTAAGATTCCAGAGGTAATTCTTGACAACACAGACCGTAACCGCACATCACCATTTGCATTTACAGGTAATAAGTTTGAATTGAGAGCTGTAGGTAGCACGGCCAACTGTGCGAACCCAATGACCGTTCTCAATGCTATTGTTGCAAATCAACTTATGGAGTTCAAGGAAGAAGTTGATAGCTTGATTAAGAACAAAAAACTTAAAAAAGACGAGGCAATTTTCAATGTCTTAAGAGAATACATCAAGAAGTCTAAGAAAATTAGATTTGAAGGTGATGGATATGGAGAAGCTTGGGAAAAAGAAGCTAAAAAACGTGGGCTAAGCAATAATAAGACGACACCAACGGCTCTTAAGGCCAAGATTTCAAAGAAAAGTATCAAACTCTTTGAAGATCTGAACATCATGAGCAAGGTTGAGTCTGAGGCTAGGTATGAGATCGAGGTAGAAGAGTATGCAATGCGCATCCAGATTGAAGGTAGATTGCTAGGCGATATTGCTCGCAATCATATCATTCCTACCGCAATCAGGTATCAAAACACCTTGATAGAAAACGTGCGCGGACTTAAAGAGATTTATGGAAAAGACTTCAAAAAAATCGCTAAAGAGCAGATGATCATCATTGAAGAAATCTCAGAACACATTGAGAATATCAATAAAGGAATTACTGATATGACCGAGGCTCGTAAGAAAGCCAATAATGAAAAAAATGCAGAGAAAACGGCTTCAGCATATTGTGATAAAGTCAAACCTTATTTTGACGACATTAGATATCACTGTGATAAGCTAGAGATACTGGTTGATGATGAGATCTGGCCGTTGACCAAATATCGTGAGCTGCTGTTTACCAGATAG
- a CDS encoding calcium/sodium antiporter has translation MSILLLIVGLILLVIGGDLLVKASVGLSLKLSLSRMIIGLTVVSFATSAPELIVSVQGALDGYSGLALGNVLGSNIANIGIVLGATALIAPLDIENDFFKFNWPWLLAFTIILMLFLWLGSDLVRWESSLLLVLLVIFLVTLIRKARKDKSTMNIEITDDIQPNPWWKIIVYLVLGGIALWLGSEWLVEGAVDIATSLNIPESVIAVSMIAIGTSIPELAASIIAALKKEKAISLGNLVGSNIFNIGSVLGITGIIQPIVIEENSSNLLSNDMFWMLGFVLVFIPLAFLPIKNSIGRFKGVFLLLAYCIFLLFAFGTPIF, from the coding sequence ATGAGCATCCTACTCCTGATCGTGGGCTTGATCCTGTTAGTAATCGGTGGTGACTTACTGGTAAAGGCATCAGTTGGTCTATCGCTCAAGCTGTCACTATCGCGCATGATCATAGGATTGACAGTGGTATCCTTTGCCACAAGCGCACCAGAGTTGATTGTAAGCGTTCAAGGAGCGCTAGACGGCTATTCAGGACTAGCATTGGGAAATGTGCTAGGCAGCAACATTGCCAACATTGGCATCGTTCTAGGCGCCACGGCCCTAATAGCGCCACTAGATATTGAAAATGACTTTTTCAAATTCAATTGGCCATGGTTACTGGCATTCACGATAATATTGATGTTGTTCTTATGGCTTGGGTCTGATCTTGTACGATGGGAAAGTTCATTATTGCTGGTACTACTGGTAATTTTTCTAGTGACACTTATACGTAAAGCGAGAAAGGATAAATCTACCATGAACATAGAAATTACTGATGATATCCAACCTAATCCATGGTGGAAAATCATAGTTTATCTTGTTCTAGGCGGCATTGCGTTATGGCTAGGATCTGAGTGGCTTGTTGAAGGTGCTGTTGATATTGCCACGAGCCTCAATATTCCAGAAAGTGTGATCGCAGTATCCATGATTGCGATAGGCACATCCATACCAGAGCTTGCTGCCAGCATTATCGCTGCCTTGAAAAAAGAAAAAGCTATATCCTTAGGGAATCTAGTAGGTAGTAATATTTTTAACATCGGTTCTGTTCTAGGAATTACAGGTATAATTCAGCCCATCGTCATTGAGGAAAATAGCAGCAACCTCTTGAGCAATGACATGTTCTGGATGCTAGGGTTTGTCTTAGTGTTTATACCGCTAGCGTTTTTACCAATAAAGAACAGTATCGGCAGATTTAAAGGCGTTTTTTTGTTGCTAGCCTATTGCATATTTTTACTATTCGCCTTTGGCACCCCAATATTTTAA
- a CDS encoding DUF421 domain-containing protein, protein MENIKISWKHFTEDLEIMPEVVVGTVVLYLLVIACTRMFGLKSFSKMTGFDFLNTVAIGNLLAMSAATSSPSLFVGALLIGILYLLNYLVSFISFKSNKIQGLINNKPIILMYNGELIEENLNKTKVTMTEIRGKLREANVLRLSEVRAVVLETTGDVSVLHTSGDEDLEDFIMQDVNGYPELIN, encoded by the coding sequence ATGGAAAACATAAAAATATCCTGGAAACATTTTACTGAAGATCTAGAAATCATGCCCGAAGTGGTTGTGGGCACGGTCGTGCTATACCTGCTTGTTATTGCGTGTACGCGCATGTTTGGGCTCAAGAGCTTCAGTAAAATGACTGGGTTTGACTTTTTGAATACTGTCGCTATTGGTAATCTTCTAGCGATGAGTGCGGCGACGAGTTCACCATCTCTATTTGTGGGCGCGTTACTTATAGGTATCCTGTATTTGCTTAATTATCTGGTGAGCTTCATCTCTTTTAAAAGCAACAAAATCCAAGGGCTTATCAATAACAAGCCTATAATCCTGATGTATAATGGTGAATTGATCGAGGAAAATCTCAATAAAACTAAGGTCACCATGACCGAAATTAGAGGCAAGCTACGTGAAGCTAATGTCCTGCGATTGAGTGAGGTGCGTGCAGTAGTTCTAGAAACAACAGGTGATGTAAGTGTCCTGCACACTTCGGGCGATGAAGATCTAGAGGACTTTATCATGCAAGATGTGAACGGTTATCCTGAATTGATTAATTAA
- a CDS encoding SUMF1/EgtB/PvdO family nonheme iron enzyme, which translates to MQTRFRYIFTVLLLLIITGCGSSNSGSQLGISKTASLSVPPGTIKVNDSLYIDRVPVTNLMYNEFLDNLENYWSMKKHDRMKNYPRYKLSADTVFQPWTGNTRLYMEATFQDPKAVVERNLQLGSYSSSPQYKYHPAVNVSKFQAELFCFWRTDLANAVFAMRSNNKSKRSKFPYKVTYRLPTASEMVDIENTVNARGEMVYYQDEIFSAPLGIYTFKSLQESGKLVIMELNEIGQDKVYNPLFNEPLQYYEPSELKTGFRCVCEVDNNQSTQ; encoded by the coding sequence ATGCAAACTCGATTCCGCTACATTTTTACCGTTTTGTTATTACTTATAATTACTGGTTGTGGTAGCAGCAATTCTGGATCACAACTAGGCATTTCTAAAACCGCGTCATTATCAGTACCGCCAGGCACCATTAAGGTAAACGATTCCTTATATATAGATCGCGTTCCCGTGACTAACCTCATGTATAATGAGTTCCTTGATAATCTAGAGAATTATTGGAGTATGAAAAAACATGACAGGATGAAAAATTACCCGCGATATAAATTGTCCGCAGATACTGTTTTCCAGCCTTGGACCGGTAATACAAGGTTATACATGGAGGCAACATTTCAAGATCCTAAAGCTGTTGTCGAGCGCAATTTACAATTAGGGAGTTATAGCAGCTCACCTCAATACAAGTATCATCCAGCAGTCAATGTCAGTAAATTTCAAGCAGAGTTATTTTGTTTCTGGCGCACCGACCTTGCCAATGCCGTTTTTGCCATGCGCAGCAACAATAAATCAAAACGTTCAAAATTTCCTTATAAAGTTACCTACCGACTACCCACAGCAAGCGAGATGGTAGACATTGAAAATACTGTCAATGCTCGCGGTGAGATGGTTTATTATCAAGATGAAATTTTCTCAGCTCCATTGGGCATTTACACGTTCAAATCCTTGCAGGAAAGTGGTAAACTAGTCATCATGGAACTCAATGAGATAGGTCAGGATAAAGTTTACAACCCGCTATTTAATGAACCTCTTCAATACTATGAACCTAGTGAACTCAAGACTGGTTTTAGATGTGTTTGTGAAGTTGACAACAATCAATCGACGCAGTAG
- the fsa gene encoding fructose-6-phosphate aldolase, which translates to MKFFIDTANLDQIKDAQDLGVLDGVTTNPSLMAKEGITGADNIIEHYKKICEIVDGDVSAEVISTDFDGMVKEGEELAKLHDQIVVKIPMIKDGIKAIKYFSDKGIKTNCTLVFSAGQALLAAKAGATYVSPFIGRLDDISTDGLNLIAEIRLIYDNYGFETEILAASVRHTMHVLECAKLGADVMTGPLSSIEGLMKHPLTDIGLAKFLADYKKGNS; encoded by the coding sequence ATGAAATTTTTTATTGACACGGCAAATCTTGATCAAATCAAGGACGCTCAAGATCTAGGAGTTCTAGATGGTGTGACGACAAATCCATCACTCATGGCAAAGGAAGGTATCACCGGCGCCGACAATATCATTGAACATTATAAAAAGATATGTGAGATAGTCGATGGCGATGTCAGTGCCGAGGTTATCTCGACAGATTTTGATGGCATGGTCAAAGAAGGTGAAGAGCTTGCCAAATTACACGACCAGATCGTGGTTAAGATCCCGATGATTAAGGATGGTATCAAGGCGATTAAGTACTTTAGCGATAAGGGCATCAAGACTAACTGTACCCTAGTCTTCAGCGCTGGCCAGGCATTGCTCGCGGCAAAGGCTGGTGCTACTTATGTCTCACCATTCATAGGACGTCTTGATGATATCAGCACCGATGGTCTTAACCTGATTGCAGAGATCAGATTGATTTATGATAATTATGGCTTTGAGACAGAGATTCTTGCAGCATCGGTACGTCATACTATGCACGTACTAGAATGTGCAAAGCTAGGAGCAGATGTAATGACTGGACCGCTTTCTTCTATTGAAGGTCTCATGAAACACCCATTGACTGATATAGGCCTTGCTAAATTTCTAGCGGACTATAAAAAAGGAAATAGCTAG
- a CDS encoding TlpA family protein disulfide reductase, which produces MRIMFKLSRKLTSYRHLYLLLWCAALSITSCNSPTETKTIIKGKVVNPEVSYVVLTDYATVNDTIKLDEKGIFDISYKNADEGFYTIGYPGEYQSFFLAPGDSLRLRFNTKEFDESLSFTGDHARENSYLLDLFLDMERSNMEFLSIINDDPQTFYDKVKQVQNQRQEALQRSAEKYNFNDHFTALTDFVIKLNSYYKLEQYPLNRDQNIYLDNSQSLPEEFFSHRDRVELGNPKLLNNFAFSPYINALISNKAFEKVSNETNADVDLTSYTFHQQRIEVMDDLIEDRFTKNHLAATEIKNFIRTRKNAVEINKLVTDFLAVSTDRNLNAEVTQMAATYIDLDPGNMLPDFDLRGMTNESINLSNEVDGLSVIYYWSINDEEYALEIHDQVKNLQIKYPEIEFIGINIDNISYEEWKGYIQNYGFNNSLEYQIVDKTSVNSQLALRNNHRSMVINDDLTIIDPSINLFYYKIETVLLGYINR; this is translated from the coding sequence ATGAGAATTATGTTTAAGCTTTCGCGAAAGCTAACTTCTTACCGTCACCTATACCTACTATTGTGGTGCGCTGCATTATCAATTACATCCTGCAATTCTCCTACAGAAACTAAAACCATCATTAAGGGAAAAGTGGTTAATCCTGAAGTTTCCTATGTAGTGTTGACTGACTATGCTACCGTCAATGACACCATAAAACTTGATGAAAAAGGTATTTTTGATATAAGCTATAAAAATGCAGATGAAGGCTTTTACACCATAGGTTACCCAGGTGAATACCAGTCTTTTTTTCTAGCTCCTGGCGACAGTTTGAGGTTGCGGTTCAATACCAAGGAATTTGATGAGAGCCTATCCTTTACTGGAGATCACGCAAGAGAGAATAGTTATCTACTTGATTTGTTTCTTGATATGGAGCGCTCTAATATGGAGTTCCTAAGCATCATCAATGATGATCCACAGACGTTTTATGATAAGGTAAAACAAGTTCAAAACCAGCGTCAAGAAGCCTTGCAAAGAAGTGCAGAAAAATACAATTTCAACGATCACTTTACTGCCTTGACAGATTTTGTCATTAAGCTCAATTCCTATTACAAACTAGAGCAATATCCATTAAATAGAGATCAGAATATTTACCTAGATAATTCTCAATCATTGCCTGAGGAATTTTTCTCGCATCGTGATAGAGTAGAATTAGGAAATCCCAAATTGCTCAACAACTTTGCCTTTAGTCCTTATATAAATGCATTGATCTCGAACAAGGCGTTTGAGAAGGTGTCAAATGAGACAAACGCTGATGTTGACTTGACATCTTATACCTTTCACCAACAACGTATCGAGGTGATGGATGATTTGATCGAGGATCGATTTACCAAAAACCATCTTGCAGCCACCGAAATAAAAAACTTCATACGCACCCGTAAAAACGCTGTTGAAATCAATAAACTGGTCACAGACTTTCTTGCGGTATCTACTGACAGGAATCTCAATGCAGAGGTTACACAAATGGCCGCCACATATATAGACCTAGATCCCGGAAACATGTTGCCTGATTTTGACCTGCGCGGCATGACTAACGAGTCTATCAACCTGTCTAATGAAGTCGATGGTTTGAGTGTCATTTACTATTGGTCCATCAACGATGAGGAATATGCACTAGAAATTCACGATCAGGTAAAAAACCTACAAATCAAATATCCCGAAATAGAATTTATAGGTATCAACATCGACAATATATCCTATGAAGAATGGAAAGGATATATTCAAAATTATGGATTCAATAATTCTTTAGAGTACCAGATTGTCGATAAGACATCAGTAAATAGCCAGCTGGCATTGCGCAATAATCACCGTAGTATGGTTATCAACGATGACTTGACAATCATTGATCCCAGTATAAATCTATTTTACTATAAGATTGAGACCGTGCTTCTGGGATACATTAATAGGTAG
- a CDS encoding ABC-F family ATP-binding cassette domain-containing protein, which yields MLTVSNLSVQFGKRVLFDEVNAKFGGSNCYGIIGANGAGKSTFLKMMTGQMEPTSGHVHLEAGKRMSVLEQNHNAYDEDTVLETVLKGNKPLHKLKTEIDALYADYTDENAEKIGELQVKFEEMDGWNAESSAASMLSNLGIGEEYHYTLMADMDSKLKVRVLLAQALFGTPDVLIMDEPTNDLDYETIAWLENLLANYENTVIVVSHDRHFLDAVCTHIADIDFGKINQYSGNYTFWYESSQLAARQRQQQNKKAEEKKKELQEFIARFSANVAKSKQATSRKKMIEKLDIAEIKPSSRRYPAIIFDRDREAGDQILNVEKLTGSVDGEVLFKDIDLNLAKGDKVVLFSKDSRATSLFYEIINGNVDADSGKFLWGVTTTQSYLPVDNAAYFDVDMNLVDWLRQYAQTEEEREEVFLRGFLGKMIFSGEEALKSARVLSGGEKVRCMLSKMMMKRANVLMVDEPTNHLDLESIQAFNNSLKNFKGTVLLTTHDHQFAQTVGNRVVELTPNGVIDRYMTFEDYMDDSKIKDLRKKMYNLD from the coding sequence ATGCTTACGGTTTCAAATCTATCGGTACAATTTGGAAAACGCGTCCTTTTTGATGAGGTGAACGCAAAATTTGGCGGTAGTAATTGCTATGGGATTATTGGCGCTAACGGTGCTGGTAAATCAACCTTTCTTAAAATGATGACAGGCCAGATGGAGCCTACTAGCGGTCACGTGCATCTAGAGGCAGGCAAGCGCATGAGTGTGCTGGAGCAAAACCACAATGCCTATGACGAGGATACTGTTCTAGAAACCGTCCTTAAAGGTAACAAGCCACTACACAAACTTAAGACAGAGATTGATGCGCTCTATGCAGATTATACTGACGAGAATGCTGAGAAAATAGGTGAGCTGCAGGTGAAGTTTGAAGAAATGGACGGCTGGAATGCAGAGAGTAGCGCGGCAAGCATGCTGTCAAACTTAGGGATAGGTGAAGAATATCACTATACCTTAATGGCAGATATGGACAGCAAGCTCAAGGTACGCGTTTTGCTGGCACAGGCATTATTTGGTACGCCAGACGTGCTGATAATGGATGAGCCTACCAATGATCTGGATTATGAAACCATCGCCTGGTTGGAAAACCTGCTGGCAAATTATGAGAACACGGTAATTGTGGTGAGTCACGACAGACACTTTCTAGACGCTGTGTGTACTCATATAGCAGACATCGATTTCGGAAAAATTAATCAGTACAGTGGTAACTATACTTTCTGGTATGAATCGTCACAGCTAGCGGCTAGACAACGCCAACAACAAAACAAAAAAGCTGAGGAAAAGAAAAAAGAGCTTCAAGAATTTATCGCACGATTTAGTGCCAATGTAGCCAAATCCAAACAGGCTACCTCTCGTAAGAAGATGATTGAGAAGCTTGATATTGCAGAGATAAAACCATCATCCAGACGTTATCCTGCCATCATATTTGATCGCGATCGTGAAGCTGGTGACCAGATATTGAATGTCGAGAAGCTCACAGGATCTGTAGATGGTGAGGTATTGTTTAAAGACATAGACCTCAATCTTGCTAAAGGTGATAAAGTCGTGCTGTTCTCTAAAGACAGCCGTGCGACTAGTTTGTTTTATGAGATCATCAACGGCAATGTAGATGCAGATTCAGGTAAGTTTTTATGGGGTGTGACAACGACGCAAAGTTATTTGCCAGTGGATAATGCCGCCTATTTTGATGTTGACATGAATCTGGTAGATTGGCTGAGACAGTACGCTCAAACCGAAGAAGAGCGTGAAGAAGTATTCTTGAGAGGTTTCCTAGGGAAAATGATATTTTCTGGTGAAGAAGCTTTGAAAAGCGCAAGAGTACTTTCTGGTGGTGAGAAAGTGCGATGCATGTTATCAAAAATGATGATGAAACGCGCTAATGTCTTAATGGTTGATGAACCAACTAACCACCTAGATCTAGAATCTATCCAAGCTTTTAATAATAGTCTCAAGAATTTTAAGGGAACAGTATTGTTGACTACACACGATCACCAATTTGCACAAACCGTAGGTAATAGAGTAGTAGAGCTTACTCCTAATGGCGTGATTGATCGCTACATGACCTTTGAGGACTACATGGATGATTCTAAAATCAAAGACTTACGCAAGAAAATGTACAATCTGGATTAG